In Crassostrea angulata isolate pt1a10 chromosome 6, ASM2561291v2, whole genome shotgun sequence, a genomic segment contains:
- the LOC128187089 gene encoding uncharacterized protein LOC128187089 isoform X21, whose protein sequence is MSYEQNVKPWSGMYMQQTTYKHDYNPAGGISPRNRQTNYPYGADAPKADIPGPYNNFRPRYGDPLPQHIRDQLRNYLDGQRFDDQPLTDRQRIKRGEEWIGGRRYDEPMTDRGVYGPPRRQYYERERGRDLSPYRGDDRIYNVLDNGRRTSLDRPINRNRDNEFERQNLRLGRHTSLDRYQDRGRNGSPERYYDRGRDNGRGRDFDRRRDESPGKFREWDRDRNGYNGYNDRYSRLFRDKFKYLDLYERPAQPMIDSYADHRKMTDRTTYKDYGEFLQEKIKLDELKKQPVEYPAANLRDHLTHRETYREQMHGPEMVRKPYNSQDKLLERERQLEAQIRREMEKIELHDGNFKPWARDAKNPTHHVPKSTNSGVYLFIRTNKLAKADVVKALQEGRSVLANSYGQLKGIATNREIQLLEGQEGWNIRANMTRTGDYWLERSQDSTVIDDMILVIWFPTFNDAEKWVISERKFKTPSFPEPYGSDVMILPLNDSQPQERIAYTYITTEYPRQLDPVMFRENFVPKIKEVLYKHGNDGFFIQSVGAKVIRGHWVKPSSLITTIRFNTRQDALNFFLDPEYKQIRLEISRRIEQLPVYMNWFKPVSFMFTLDKYV, encoded by the exons ATGTCATAC GAGCAGAACGTCAAGCCGTGGTCCGGGATG TACATGCAACAGACCACATACAAACATGATTACAACCCGGCGGGAGGG ATCTCACCGAGGAACAGACAGACCAATTACCCTTACGGAGCCGACGCCCCCAAGGCGGACATTCCCGGTCCTTACAACAACTTCCGGCCCAGATATGGCGACCCCCTCCCCCAGCATATCAGAGAT cAGCTTCGTAATTAT TTGGACGGACAAAGATTTGATGACCAGCCTCTCACCGACAGG CAAAGAATAAAACGGGGAGAGGAATGGATTGGAGGG AGACGATATGACGAGCCTATGACGGACCGAGGG GTTTACGGTCCACCAAGAAGG CAGTATTACGAGAGGGAGCGAGGCCGGGATCTGTCGCCTTACCGG GGAGATGACAGAATTTATAATGTGTTGGATAATGGTCGAAGAACCTCTTTAGATAGG CCAATAAATAGAAACAGGGACAATGAATTTGAAAGG CAAAATTTGAGGCTTGGGCGCCATACCTCCTTAGATAGG TATCAAGACAGAGGGAGAAACGGGTCACCCGAAAGG TATTACGACCGTGGGAGAGACAATGGTAGGGGTCGGGACTTTGACAGGAGGAGAGACGAGTCCCCTGGCAAG TTTAGAGAATGGGATCGGGATCGGAATGGTTATAATGGTTATAATGATCGG TACTCTCGCCTATTCCGTGACAAGTTCAAATATCTCGACTTG TACGAGAGGCCAGCACAACCAATGATTGACAGCTACGCTGACCATCGG aaaatgaccGACAGAACGACATACAAGGACTATGGAGAG TTTCTGCAAGAAAAGATAAAATTGGATGAACTTAAAAAG cAACCCGTAGAATACCCGGCCGCTAATCTT AGGGATCACCTAACCCACAGGGAGACCTACAGGGAGCAAATGCATGGGCCGGAAATGGTGAGAAAACCTTACAACAGCCAGGATAAGTTGCTGGAGAGGGAACGGCAGCTTGAAGCTCAGATCCGTCGGGAAATGGAAAAAATCGAGTTGCATGACGGGAATTTCAAACCCTGGGCGAGGGATGCTAAGAACCCCACGCATCACGTG CCCAAGTCCACCAACAGTGGAGTCTACCTCTTCATCAGAACCAACAAACTCGCCAAGGCTGACGTCGTCAAGGCTCTACAGGAGGGACGCTCCGTGCTGGCCAACTCATACGGGCAACTCAAGGGCATCGCTACCAACAGGGAG ATTCAGTTGCTGGAGGGACAAGAAGGGTGGAACATCCGGGCGAATATGACGCGCACTGGGGACTATTGGCTGGAGCGTTCCCAGGATTCAACAGTCATCGACGACATGATCCTGGTCATCTGGTTCCCGACCTTTAACGACGCCGAGAAGTGGGTCATCAGCGAGAGGAAGTTTAAGACTCCCAGCTTTCCCGAACCTTACGGAAGTGACGTTATGATTCTTCCTTTAAACGATAGCCAGCCACAAG AGCGGATCGCCTACACCTACATTACCACGGAATACCCCCGCCAGCTGGATCCAGTCATGTTTCGAGAAAACTTCGTTCCTAAGATCAAAGAAGTGCTCTACAAGCATGGCAACGACGGGTTCTTCATTCAGTCGGTCGGAGCAAAGGTTATCCGGGGTCACTGGGTCAAACCCAGCAGCCTCATTACCACCATCAGATTCAACACCAGACAAGACGCTCTTAACTTTTTCCTAGACC CGGAATACAAACAAATTCGTCTGGAAATTAGTAGACGTATCGAACAACTTCCGGTTTACATGAACTGGTTTAAACCGGTCAGCTTTATGTTTACCCTGGACAAATATGTGTAA
- the LOC128187089 gene encoding uncharacterized protein LOC128187089 isoform X39, whose amino-acid sequence MSYEQNVKPWSGMYMQQTTYKHDYNPAGGISPRNRQTNYPYGADAPKADIPGPYNNFRPRYGDPLPQHIRDQLRNYLDGQRFDDQPLTDRQRIKRGEEWIGGRRYDEPMTDRGYQDRGRNGSPERYYDRGRDNGRGRDFDRRRDESPGKYERPAQPMIDSYADHRKMTDRTTYKDYGEFLQEKIKLDELKKQPVEYPAANLRDHLTHRETYREQMHGPEMVRKPYNSQDKLLERERQLEAQIRREMEKIELHDGNFKPWARDAKNPTHHVPKSTNSGVYLFIRTNKLAKADVVKALQEGRSVLANSYGQLKGIATNREIQLLEGQEGWNIRANMTRTGDYWLERSQDSTVIDDMILVIWFPTFNDAEKWVISERKFKTPSFPEPYGSDVMILPLNDSQPQERIAYTYITTEYPRQLDPVMFRENFVPKIKEVLYKHGNDGFFIQSVGAKVIRGHWVKPSSLITTIRFNTRQDALNFFLDPEYKQIRLEISRRIEQLPVYMNWFKPVSFMFTLDKYV is encoded by the exons ATGTCATAC GAGCAGAACGTCAAGCCGTGGTCCGGGATG TACATGCAACAGACCACATACAAACATGATTACAACCCGGCGGGAGGG ATCTCACCGAGGAACAGACAGACCAATTACCCTTACGGAGCCGACGCCCCCAAGGCGGACATTCCCGGTCCTTACAACAACTTCCGGCCCAGATATGGCGACCCCCTCCCCCAGCATATCAGAGAT cAGCTTCGTAATTAT TTGGACGGACAAAGATTTGATGACCAGCCTCTCACCGACAGG CAAAGAATAAAACGGGGAGAGGAATGGATTGGAGGG AGACGATATGACGAGCCTATGACGGACCGAGGG TATCAAGACAGAGGGAGAAACGGGTCACCCGAAAGG TATTACGACCGTGGGAGAGACAATGGTAGGGGTCGGGACTTTGACAGGAGGAGAGACGAGTCCCCTGGCAAG TACGAGAGGCCAGCACAACCAATGATTGACAGCTACGCTGACCATCGG aaaatgaccGACAGAACGACATACAAGGACTATGGAGAG TTTCTGCAAGAAAAGATAAAATTGGATGAACTTAAAAAG cAACCCGTAGAATACCCGGCCGCTAATCTT AGGGATCACCTAACCCACAGGGAGACCTACAGGGAGCAAATGCATGGGCCGGAAATGGTGAGAAAACCTTACAACAGCCAGGATAAGTTGCTGGAGAGGGAACGGCAGCTTGAAGCTCAGATCCGTCGGGAAATGGAAAAAATCGAGTTGCATGACGGGAATTTCAAACCCTGGGCGAGGGATGCTAAGAACCCCACGCATCACGTG CCCAAGTCCACCAACAGTGGAGTCTACCTCTTCATCAGAACCAACAAACTCGCCAAGGCTGACGTCGTCAAGGCTCTACAGGAGGGACGCTCCGTGCTGGCCAACTCATACGGGCAACTCAAGGGCATCGCTACCAACAGGGAG ATTCAGTTGCTGGAGGGACAAGAAGGGTGGAACATCCGGGCGAATATGACGCGCACTGGGGACTATTGGCTGGAGCGTTCCCAGGATTCAACAGTCATCGACGACATGATCCTGGTCATCTGGTTCCCGACCTTTAACGACGCCGAGAAGTGGGTCATCAGCGAGAGGAAGTTTAAGACTCCCAGCTTTCCCGAACCTTACGGAAGTGACGTTATGATTCTTCCTTTAAACGATAGCCAGCCACAAG AGCGGATCGCCTACACCTACATTACCACGGAATACCCCCGCCAGCTGGATCCAGTCATGTTTCGAGAAAACTTCGTTCCTAAGATCAAAGAAGTGCTCTACAAGCATGGCAACGACGGGTTCTTCATTCAGTCGGTCGGAGCAAAGGTTATCCGGGGTCACTGGGTCAAACCCAGCAGCCTCATTACCACCATCAGATTCAACACCAGACAAGACGCTCTTAACTTTTTCCTAGACC CGGAATACAAACAAATTCGTCTGGAAATTAGTAGACGTATCGAACAACTTCCGGTTTACATGAACTGGTTTAAACCGGTCAGCTTTATGTTTACCCTGGACAAATATGTGTAA
- the LOC128187089 gene encoding uncharacterized protein LOC128187089 isoform X25: MSYEQNVKPWSGMYMQQTTYKHDYNPAGGISPRNRQTNYPYGADAPKADIPGPYNNFRPRYGDPLPQHIRDQLRNYLDGQRFDDQPLTDRQRIKRGEEWIGGRRYDEPMTDRGVYGPPRRQYYERERGRDLSPYRGDDRIYNVLDNGRRTSLDRPINRNRDNEFERQNLRLGRHTSLDRYQDRGRNGSPERYYDRGRDNGRGRDFDRRRDESPGKYSRLFRDKFKYLDLYERPAQPMIDSYADHRKMTDRTTYKDYGEFLQEKIKLDELKKQPVEYPAANLRDHLTHRETYREQMHGPEMVRKPYNSQDKLLERERQLEAQIRREMEKIELHDGNFKPWARDAKNPTHHVPKSTNSGVYLFIRTNKLAKADVVKALQEGRSVLANSYGQLKGIATNREIQLLEGQEGWNIRANMTRTGDYWLERSQDSTVIDDMILVIWFPTFNDAEKWVISERKFKTPSFPEPYGSDVMILPLNDSQPQERIAYTYITTEYPRQLDPVMFRENFVPKIKEVLYKHGNDGFFIQSVGAKVIRGHWVKPSSLITTIRFNTRQDALNFFLDPEYKQIRLEISRRIEQLPVYMNWFKPVSFMFTLDKYV, translated from the exons ATGTCATAC GAGCAGAACGTCAAGCCGTGGTCCGGGATG TACATGCAACAGACCACATACAAACATGATTACAACCCGGCGGGAGGG ATCTCACCGAGGAACAGACAGACCAATTACCCTTACGGAGCCGACGCCCCCAAGGCGGACATTCCCGGTCCTTACAACAACTTCCGGCCCAGATATGGCGACCCCCTCCCCCAGCATATCAGAGAT cAGCTTCGTAATTAT TTGGACGGACAAAGATTTGATGACCAGCCTCTCACCGACAGG CAAAGAATAAAACGGGGAGAGGAATGGATTGGAGGG AGACGATATGACGAGCCTATGACGGACCGAGGG GTTTACGGTCCACCAAGAAGG CAGTATTACGAGAGGGAGCGAGGCCGGGATCTGTCGCCTTACCGG GGAGATGACAGAATTTATAATGTGTTGGATAATGGTCGAAGAACCTCTTTAGATAGG CCAATAAATAGAAACAGGGACAATGAATTTGAAAGG CAAAATTTGAGGCTTGGGCGCCATACCTCCTTAGATAGG TATCAAGACAGAGGGAGAAACGGGTCACCCGAAAGG TATTACGACCGTGGGAGAGACAATGGTAGGGGTCGGGACTTTGACAGGAGGAGAGACGAGTCCCCTGGCAAG TACTCTCGCCTATTCCGTGACAAGTTCAAATATCTCGACTTG TACGAGAGGCCAGCACAACCAATGATTGACAGCTACGCTGACCATCGG aaaatgaccGACAGAACGACATACAAGGACTATGGAGAG TTTCTGCAAGAAAAGATAAAATTGGATGAACTTAAAAAG cAACCCGTAGAATACCCGGCCGCTAATCTT AGGGATCACCTAACCCACAGGGAGACCTACAGGGAGCAAATGCATGGGCCGGAAATGGTGAGAAAACCTTACAACAGCCAGGATAAGTTGCTGGAGAGGGAACGGCAGCTTGAAGCTCAGATCCGTCGGGAAATGGAAAAAATCGAGTTGCATGACGGGAATTTCAAACCCTGGGCGAGGGATGCTAAGAACCCCACGCATCACGTG CCCAAGTCCACCAACAGTGGAGTCTACCTCTTCATCAGAACCAACAAACTCGCCAAGGCTGACGTCGTCAAGGCTCTACAGGAGGGACGCTCCGTGCTGGCCAACTCATACGGGCAACTCAAGGGCATCGCTACCAACAGGGAG ATTCAGTTGCTGGAGGGACAAGAAGGGTGGAACATCCGGGCGAATATGACGCGCACTGGGGACTATTGGCTGGAGCGTTCCCAGGATTCAACAGTCATCGACGACATGATCCTGGTCATCTGGTTCCCGACCTTTAACGACGCCGAGAAGTGGGTCATCAGCGAGAGGAAGTTTAAGACTCCCAGCTTTCCCGAACCTTACGGAAGTGACGTTATGATTCTTCCTTTAAACGATAGCCAGCCACAAG AGCGGATCGCCTACACCTACATTACCACGGAATACCCCCGCCAGCTGGATCCAGTCATGTTTCGAGAAAACTTCGTTCCTAAGATCAAAGAAGTGCTCTACAAGCATGGCAACGACGGGTTCTTCATTCAGTCGGTCGGAGCAAAGGTTATCCGGGGTCACTGGGTCAAACCCAGCAGCCTCATTACCACCATCAGATTCAACACCAGACAAGACGCTCTTAACTTTTTCCTAGACC CGGAATACAAACAAATTCGTCTGGAAATTAGTAGACGTATCGAACAACTTCCGGTTTACATGAACTGGTTTAAACCGGTCAGCTTTATGTTTACCCTGGACAAATATGTGTAA
- the LOC128187089 gene encoding uncharacterized protein LOC128187089 isoform X32, producing the protein MSYEQNVKPWSGMYMQQTTYKHDYNPAGGISPRNRQTNYPYGADAPKADIPGPYNNFRPRYGDPLPQHIRDQLRNYLDGQRFDDQPLTDRQRIKRGEEWIGGRRYDEPMTDRGQYYERERGRDLSPYRYQDRGRNGSPERYYDRGRDNGRGRDFDRRRDESPGKFREWDRDRNGYNGYNDRYSRLFRDKFKYLDLYERPAQPMIDSYADHRKMTDRTTYKDYGEFLQEKIKLDELKKQPVEYPAANLRDHLTHRETYREQMHGPEMVRKPYNSQDKLLERERQLEAQIRREMEKIELHDGNFKPWARDAKNPTHHVPKSTNSGVYLFIRTNKLAKADVVKALQEGRSVLANSYGQLKGIATNREIQLLEGQEGWNIRANMTRTGDYWLERSQDSTVIDDMILVIWFPTFNDAEKWVISERKFKTPSFPEPYGSDVMILPLNDSQPQERIAYTYITTEYPRQLDPVMFRENFVPKIKEVLYKHGNDGFFIQSVGAKVIRGHWVKPSSLITTIRFNTRQDALNFFLDPEYKQIRLEISRRIEQLPVYMNWFKPVSFMFTLDKYV; encoded by the exons ATGTCATAC GAGCAGAACGTCAAGCCGTGGTCCGGGATG TACATGCAACAGACCACATACAAACATGATTACAACCCGGCGGGAGGG ATCTCACCGAGGAACAGACAGACCAATTACCCTTACGGAGCCGACGCCCCCAAGGCGGACATTCCCGGTCCTTACAACAACTTCCGGCCCAGATATGGCGACCCCCTCCCCCAGCATATCAGAGAT cAGCTTCGTAATTAT TTGGACGGACAAAGATTTGATGACCAGCCTCTCACCGACAGG CAAAGAATAAAACGGGGAGAGGAATGGATTGGAGGG AGACGATATGACGAGCCTATGACGGACCGAGGG CAGTATTACGAGAGGGAGCGAGGCCGGGATCTGTCGCCTTACCGG TATCAAGACAGAGGGAGAAACGGGTCACCCGAAAGG TATTACGACCGTGGGAGAGACAATGGTAGGGGTCGGGACTTTGACAGGAGGAGAGACGAGTCCCCTGGCAAG TTTAGAGAATGGGATCGGGATCGGAATGGTTATAATGGTTATAATGATCGG TACTCTCGCCTATTCCGTGACAAGTTCAAATATCTCGACTTG TACGAGAGGCCAGCACAACCAATGATTGACAGCTACGCTGACCATCGG aaaatgaccGACAGAACGACATACAAGGACTATGGAGAG TTTCTGCAAGAAAAGATAAAATTGGATGAACTTAAAAAG cAACCCGTAGAATACCCGGCCGCTAATCTT AGGGATCACCTAACCCACAGGGAGACCTACAGGGAGCAAATGCATGGGCCGGAAATGGTGAGAAAACCTTACAACAGCCAGGATAAGTTGCTGGAGAGGGAACGGCAGCTTGAAGCTCAGATCCGTCGGGAAATGGAAAAAATCGAGTTGCATGACGGGAATTTCAAACCCTGGGCGAGGGATGCTAAGAACCCCACGCATCACGTG CCCAAGTCCACCAACAGTGGAGTCTACCTCTTCATCAGAACCAACAAACTCGCCAAGGCTGACGTCGTCAAGGCTCTACAGGAGGGACGCTCCGTGCTGGCCAACTCATACGGGCAACTCAAGGGCATCGCTACCAACAGGGAG ATTCAGTTGCTGGAGGGACAAGAAGGGTGGAACATCCGGGCGAATATGACGCGCACTGGGGACTATTGGCTGGAGCGTTCCCAGGATTCAACAGTCATCGACGACATGATCCTGGTCATCTGGTTCCCGACCTTTAACGACGCCGAGAAGTGGGTCATCAGCGAGAGGAAGTTTAAGACTCCCAGCTTTCCCGAACCTTACGGAAGTGACGTTATGATTCTTCCTTTAAACGATAGCCAGCCACAAG AGCGGATCGCCTACACCTACATTACCACGGAATACCCCCGCCAGCTGGATCCAGTCATGTTTCGAGAAAACTTCGTTCCTAAGATCAAAGAAGTGCTCTACAAGCATGGCAACGACGGGTTCTTCATTCAGTCGGTCGGAGCAAAGGTTATCCGGGGTCACTGGGTCAAACCCAGCAGCCTCATTACCACCATCAGATTCAACACCAGACAAGACGCTCTTAACTTTTTCCTAGACC CGGAATACAAACAAATTCGTCTGGAAATTAGTAGACGTATCGAACAACTTCCGGTTTACATGAACTGGTTTAAACCGGTCAGCTTTATGTTTACCCTGGACAAATATGTGTAA
- the LOC128187089 gene encoding uncharacterized protein LOC128187089 isoform X12, with translation MSYYMQQSTYRHDFVPTNGISPRNRQTNYPYGADAPKADIPGPYNNFRPRYGDPLPQHIRDQLRNYLDGQRFDDQPLTDRQRIKRGEEWIGGRRYDEPMTDRGVYGPPRRQYYERERGRDLSPYRGDDRIYNVLDNGRRTSLDRPINRNRDNEFERQNLRLGRHTSLDRYDLMDKRKENLKQYIQNRRRDPFEGLYQDRGRNGSPERYYDRGRDNGRGRDFDRRRDESPGKFREWDRDRNGYNGYNDRYSRLFRDKFKYLDLYERPAQPMIDSYADHRKMTDRTTYKDYGEFLQEKIKLDELKKQPVEYPAANLRDHLTHRETYREQMHGPEMVRKPYNSQDKLLERERQLEAQIRREMEKIELHDGNFKPWARDAKNPTHHVPKSTNSGVYLFIRTNKLAKADVVKALQEGRSVLANSYGQLKGIATNREIQLLEGQEGWNIRANMTRTGDYWLERSQDSTVIDDMILVIWFPTFNDAEKWVISERKFKTPSFPEPYGSDVMILPLNDSQPQERIAYTYITTEYPRQLDPVMFRENFVPKIKEVLYKHGNDGFFIQSVGAKVIRGHWVKPSSLITTIRFNTRQDALNFFLDPEYKQIRLEISRRIEQLPVYMNWFKPVSFMFTLDKYV, from the exons ATGTCATAC TACATGCAACAGTCGACGTACAGGCACGACTTTGTACCGACCAACGGG ATCTCACCGAGGAACAGACAGACCAATTACCCTTACGGAGCCGACGCCCCCAAGGCGGACATTCCCGGTCCTTACAACAACTTCCGGCCCAGATATGGCGACCCCCTCCCCCAGCATATCAGAGAT cAGCTTCGTAATTAT TTGGACGGACAAAGATTTGATGACCAGCCTCTCACCGACAGG CAAAGAATAAAACGGGGAGAGGAATGGATTGGAGGG AGACGATATGACGAGCCTATGACGGACCGAGGG GTTTACGGTCCACCAAGAAGG CAGTATTACGAGAGGGAGCGAGGCCGGGATCTGTCGCCTTACCGG GGAGATGACAGAATTTATAATGTGTTGGATAATGGTCGAAGAACCTCTTTAGATAGG CCAATAAATAGAAACAGGGACAATGAATTTGAAAGG CAAAATTTGAGGCTTGGGCGCCATACCTCCTTAGATAGG tacGATTTAATGGATAAACGAAAAGAAAATCTGAAGCAA TACATCCAAAACAGGAGGAGGGACCCGTTTGAGGGACTG TATCAAGACAGAGGGAGAAACGGGTCACCCGAAAGG TATTACGACCGTGGGAGAGACAATGGTAGGGGTCGGGACTTTGACAGGAGGAGAGACGAGTCCCCTGGCAAG TTTAGAGAATGGGATCGGGATCGGAATGGTTATAATGGTTATAATGATCGG TACTCTCGCCTATTCCGTGACAAGTTCAAATATCTCGACTTG TACGAGAGGCCAGCACAACCAATGATTGACAGCTACGCTGACCATCGG aaaatgaccGACAGAACGACATACAAGGACTATGGAGAG TTTCTGCAAGAAAAGATAAAATTGGATGAACTTAAAAAG cAACCCGTAGAATACCCGGCCGCTAATCTT AGGGATCACCTAACCCACAGGGAGACCTACAGGGAGCAAATGCATGGGCCGGAAATGGTGAGAAAACCTTACAACAGCCAGGATAAGTTGCTGGAGAGGGAACGGCAGCTTGAAGCTCAGATCCGTCGGGAAATGGAAAAAATCGAGTTGCATGACGGGAATTTCAAACCCTGGGCGAGGGATGCTAAGAACCCCACGCATCACGTG CCCAAGTCCACCAACAGTGGAGTCTACCTCTTCATCAGAACCAACAAACTCGCCAAGGCTGACGTCGTCAAGGCTCTACAGGAGGGACGCTCCGTGCTGGCCAACTCATACGGGCAACTCAAGGGCATCGCTACCAACAGGGAG ATTCAGTTGCTGGAGGGACAAGAAGGGTGGAACATCCGGGCGAATATGACGCGCACTGGGGACTATTGGCTGGAGCGTTCCCAGGATTCAACAGTCATCGACGACATGATCCTGGTCATCTGGTTCCCGACCTTTAACGACGCCGAGAAGTGGGTCATCAGCGAGAGGAAGTTTAAGACTCCCAGCTTTCCCGAACCTTACGGAAGTGACGTTATGATTCTTCCTTTAAACGATAGCCAGCCACAAG AGCGGATCGCCTACACCTACATTACCACGGAATACCCCCGCCAGCTGGATCCAGTCATGTTTCGAGAAAACTTCGTTCCTAAGATCAAAGAAGTGCTCTACAAGCATGGCAACGACGGGTTCTTCATTCAGTCGGTCGGAGCAAAGGTTATCCGGGGTCACTGGGTCAAACCCAGCAGCCTCATTACCACCATCAGATTCAACACCAGACAAGACGCTCTTAACTTTTTCCTAGACC CGGAATACAAACAAATTCGTCTGGAAATTAGTAGACGTATCGAACAACTTCCGGTTTACATGAACTGGTTTAAACCGGTCAGCTTTATGTTTACCCTGGACAAATATGTGTAA
- the LOC128187089 gene encoding uncharacterized protein LOC128187089 isoform X34, whose translation MSYEQNVKPWSGMYMQQTTYKHDYNPAGGISPRNRQTNYPYGADAPKADIPGPYNNFRPRYGDPLPQHIRDQLRNYLDGQRFDDQPLTDRQRIKRGEEWIGGRRYDEPMTDRGYQDRGRNGSPERYYDRGRDNGRGRDFDRRRDESPGKFREWDRDRNGYNGYNDRYSRLFRDKFKYLDLYERPAQPMIDSYADHRKMTDRTTYKDYGEFLQEKIKLDELKKQPVEYPAANLRDHLTHRETYREQMHGPEMVRKPYNSQDKLLERERQLEAQIRREMEKIELHDGNFKPWARDAKNPTHHVPKSTNSGVYLFIRTNKLAKADVVKALQEGRSVLANSYGQLKGIATNREIQLLEGQEGWNIRANMTRTGDYWLERSQDSTVIDDMILVIWFPTFNDAEKWVISERKFKTPSFPEPYGSDVMILPLNDSQPQERIAYTYITTEYPRQLDPVMFRENFVPKIKEVLYKHGNDGFFIQSVGAKVIRGHWVKPSSLITTIRFNTRQDALNFFLDPEYKQIRLEISRRIEQLPVYMNWFKPVSFMFTLDKYV comes from the exons ATGTCATAC GAGCAGAACGTCAAGCCGTGGTCCGGGATG TACATGCAACAGACCACATACAAACATGATTACAACCCGGCGGGAGGG ATCTCACCGAGGAACAGACAGACCAATTACCCTTACGGAGCCGACGCCCCCAAGGCGGACATTCCCGGTCCTTACAACAACTTCCGGCCCAGATATGGCGACCCCCTCCCCCAGCATATCAGAGAT cAGCTTCGTAATTAT TTGGACGGACAAAGATTTGATGACCAGCCTCTCACCGACAGG CAAAGAATAAAACGGGGAGAGGAATGGATTGGAGGG AGACGATATGACGAGCCTATGACGGACCGAGGG TATCAAGACAGAGGGAGAAACGGGTCACCCGAAAGG TATTACGACCGTGGGAGAGACAATGGTAGGGGTCGGGACTTTGACAGGAGGAGAGACGAGTCCCCTGGCAAG TTTAGAGAATGGGATCGGGATCGGAATGGTTATAATGGTTATAATGATCGG TACTCTCGCCTATTCCGTGACAAGTTCAAATATCTCGACTTG TACGAGAGGCCAGCACAACCAATGATTGACAGCTACGCTGACCATCGG aaaatgaccGACAGAACGACATACAAGGACTATGGAGAG TTTCTGCAAGAAAAGATAAAATTGGATGAACTTAAAAAG cAACCCGTAGAATACCCGGCCGCTAATCTT AGGGATCACCTAACCCACAGGGAGACCTACAGGGAGCAAATGCATGGGCCGGAAATGGTGAGAAAACCTTACAACAGCCAGGATAAGTTGCTGGAGAGGGAACGGCAGCTTGAAGCTCAGATCCGTCGGGAAATGGAAAAAATCGAGTTGCATGACGGGAATTTCAAACCCTGGGCGAGGGATGCTAAGAACCCCACGCATCACGTG CCCAAGTCCACCAACAGTGGAGTCTACCTCTTCATCAGAACCAACAAACTCGCCAAGGCTGACGTCGTCAAGGCTCTACAGGAGGGACGCTCCGTGCTGGCCAACTCATACGGGCAACTCAAGGGCATCGCTACCAACAGGGAG ATTCAGTTGCTGGAGGGACAAGAAGGGTGGAACATCCGGGCGAATATGACGCGCACTGGGGACTATTGGCTGGAGCGTTCCCAGGATTCAACAGTCATCGACGACATGATCCTGGTCATCTGGTTCCCGACCTTTAACGACGCCGAGAAGTGGGTCATCAGCGAGAGGAAGTTTAAGACTCCCAGCTTTCCCGAACCTTACGGAAGTGACGTTATGATTCTTCCTTTAAACGATAGCCAGCCACAAG AGCGGATCGCCTACACCTACATTACCACGGAATACCCCCGCCAGCTGGATCCAGTCATGTTTCGAGAAAACTTCGTTCCTAAGATCAAAGAAGTGCTCTACAAGCATGGCAACGACGGGTTCTTCATTCAGTCGGTCGGAGCAAAGGTTATCCGGGGTCACTGGGTCAAACCCAGCAGCCTCATTACCACCATCAGATTCAACACCAGACAAGACGCTCTTAACTTTTTCCTAGACC CGGAATACAAACAAATTCGTCTGGAAATTAGTAGACGTATCGAACAACTTCCGGTTTACATGAACTGGTTTAAACCGGTCAGCTTTATGTTTACCCTGGACAAATATGTGTAA